Genomic segment of Hippocampus zosterae strain Florida chromosome 12, ASM2543408v3, whole genome shotgun sequence:
AAATACTCGACATCACCGGTGAGGTGGTGAATCTTCTCCTGGATCACCCATCCAGGGTAATAGATGAAAGGAGGAAGTTTTAAATAGGGTTCGCCTCCACCAATTCGGAGCAAAAGTCCAAAGACGTAGGCAGCCACTGAGCCGTAGGTATTTGTTCCTTTGACGAAAAGGACGCTGAGCAGTTGGGGAAAGACTATGACATAGACCAGGTCCGAGCTCAGGTACCACAGGCCATATACTGTTCCCGTTAACAAAGCCATGGCTGTGGCAAGGGCTCCGAACACGAAGATAGTGAGACGCATCACCCAGACAATCTCCCGATCCGAAGCCTAGGGCATAATTAGAGAATGATCAACGGAATACTGTATGTATCCATCAAGTCTTGGATGAGATATTTGTTTGACTTGGCTCATTGGTTAGATTGATATGCAGTGATTTGACTACTCTGTTAAACATAATGAACATAGTGTATTTTCAGTATTTAAGACAagagtaagtaagtaagtaacaAATTGAAACTGCTACATGAATGCTGACAAACAGTATTAATGGTGCAAAATGCTCCAATTTGTGACAAACGGATCGAGGTCTTACCGACTGACGAAATGCAAGTTGATAGATGTTCCTGGCAAACATGGAGCTGGCTGAGAGAATGGAGGAATCTGCGGATGACATGACGGCAGCTGACACTGCTCCCAGGCCAAAGAAGGAGATGTAAGGTGGGCAGAGGTGCTGAAGCACAATGGGGAGGATCATGTCGGATTCGTCTTTATCCTTTGGAGGGAGGGCCCCATAAGACGTCTGGTTCCAGTCTAGAGATGAAGATGGGAATTTGAACTGCATTTGTGATCATGCTTCCAGGAGTCAGCAAATTGTAGTGGGTTTATTGTGTAGAGGGCTGTGGAATTCATTATGTACATGATTGTATTGCAATTCAGTAACAGTCACTAACAGCAAGCACCATATTAATATTACAATACCTGCCCTGGTGAAAGATGATAAAGTTGgtacattacattgcttgtatactgtatgttaaaataaatatacatttgaGGTTCTAATTTTATACGATTTACACGATAGGTGTCAGCTGGTTTGCAGGCTTGACTCCACTGCTGTTCTGACTTTCTTTACTCTCCCAGCTTGTGACATATTTTCTATgccatgttttaaaaattaatttcattctCTAGAGGTGTACATTCTCCAAACAAGCAAGGGTTGGTTAATGCTGCTTGgttatacagtacatgataCAGCTTCAGACGAGCCGGGTTAATTAGCTCATCTTCAGATGTAATATTCACTAAATGTACGTGTTCTAATGGCTCTGTGCTTGCCGTGGCCCGATGCGTCTGCCACTCGTTTACCCTCGAGTCACAGTTGGCATCTCCATTTACACATCTGATGTAAGCTTGGATGCTGTAAACAACCCCGCGCGGCAACATTTTTCCTGTGATTGGAATATCCTTTTGCGATAAAGGTTGTGATTCCTGGATTGTTTTGTGATAATTCATTATGACTGAGAGATTTTGACATGTTCATATTCTTCCTGAACTTGAATTTGAGAGAGGATGGTATAGCGCAATGATTCCCAACTAGTGTGCCCTGGCACATTAGTGTTCTATGAGGGATCATTGGGTGTTccgtgggaaattatccaatgtcaattaatttgatacaaataaatccatccatccattttcatgctGGAGTCCAACCCAGCTGCCTTCGTGCAGTATtggtaggtggggtacaccctgaagctgttgctagccaattgcacggcacacacagacgaacaatcattcacgaacaatcattcacgctcacattcacatctaggaacaattttagagtgttccaataacctgctatgcatgattttggaatgtgcgaggaaactggagtacccaaagaaGACCCatacctgcaaactccacacagtaaggccagAGCTTAAACCctgcccctctgcactgtgagacggatGCGCTAAtcagtcgcccaccgtgccgacatacaaataaatagataaatacaggTAAATGTTTATATtcacaacaggaaaaaaaaatctaccggtAATGCTCTTCCACCAGATGACAGAAGGTACATAATTAACCTGTATATCCACTTTTGTGAATCGTTTTGCCAagtggtgtgccgtgagattgtttccaatgtgaaatatgtgccttggttcAATAAACGCTGGTATAGAGTGAGACAAATCATATCGAAGATGCAGTGCATAGTTAGGCTGAAACCAGCAGAAGCACACTTGATTCAGTTAAAAGCTAGTTTGTGGTCTCAAAAACAAGATGAAATCGGGTAAGGGAAGTTGAGCAACACCCGCGCAAACTTCCACTATGGTACAGCGCCAATGAGCAAGGTAACTGGCAAATGACACAagagttcattcattttccccagaaaaagtgctttttttcaAACTCCCATTGCATCCTTTGAGAATACCTCAGATGAAGGTAAACTAAGGACCCAGCACATATGGCAGTGTGTATTTACCAGTGGATGCCCCTATAGCTCCTATGAGGATGGAAGGAACTGCCATGACCAAACAGCCGAAAGCAGCGAGGAAGGAAAGGACCTGGGCGTAGGTAGCTGAAGAGGCAGAAAGAACCCGTTGAAAATAGACCTGCCAGGGAATCCCCCCCAACATCTAGAAACAGAAATACAATTGTATTCACGTCTTatagagttttttttaatcacatgaaGTACGGTAATTGCAATTGCTCCCGCCCCCAAAATAAACATACAGATTTACGGGTTGGCATGATGGATTTTCCTGAAGCCAGGTATACAGTAACTTACCAGCAAACAGAAATTATCTGCCCAGAGCCATTTGTCTTCAGGGTCAATTTTCCCCAGCCAGGGTGACTGGTGGATTGCCTCCTTGGCTGTCACGCTGATGTCGGACACGGCAGGATTGGACAATGCAAAAGGCACACTGATCCACTGATGGTCAGATGACATTGAATGGAAATATTGCAACAGTTAATTGATAATTTGTGTCATGTTTCTGGAATTTTGTTTGACTGTGGAACTCACCAAACCCACAAAGATGCAGAAGAGTTGAACTACGTCTGTGTAAGCAACAGAGTAGAGTCCTCCCACAAGAGTGTAGAAGATCGCAATCAGGGCTGAGATCACAACTGACATGTTGATGTTTATGTCCACGATCACACTCAGAGTGGCCCCTGTGGGACAATATCATTAAAAGGAAACTCGTCAATATCAGTATTTACCAACTTTTATTGGGACGAACCACATATTATTTAAGATAAATCTCACAGGACACCAAACAACTATGTTCCACTTCTCCCAAAAATTTCCTGGCACCTatatatgaacaaaatgacatttgtagCCAATCAATAATTTTCACATCAATTAAGTTAAGAAGGATAAATTCACACAGTACACCTGATGATCACACAAATGCGCGGTGACATAGTGGCTGCAAATCACTGGTCTAGAAAGAttgtaccggtatttaaaaaatCACCTACCCAAGGCAGATAAAATGGCTGCAGACCAGAAGATTTCACCCATGACAGCAGGGATGAAAAGCAGACCCCCCATCCTCTTTCCATAGAGCTGTTGGAAAGGATCCAGCATTGTGACATAGCCACGGGATCGCATGggtttggcaaaaaaaagaccacctgGAATAAGTTAGAAATGATGTCACGACAGTTCATTGCAAAATGTGTATATTATAGGACTTAACACAACTCAAACACCTTCCTAACTAATGGCTTGGGACAAATGGAAGCCACATGCATCACTAGTCCCCAGAACCTTGTATTTGTCTCAGCCAATCATCAAAACATGTATTGCAATGCgttgccggaatcgaaccttgcaccatgaggcggatgtgctaaccagtcatccacagtagcacttgtatttttttacatgaaaaaataaatgctttgtATTAACTGACATGTCATATTAGCCTCCGGGTCCTGGGGTCACTTGATGGTCAGTTAGGAAGGAGATCATTTTGATGTACTTAAAGTTTAAAGTGCTTTattagcaatgaacattgttattattattattttttttttttttattgacggAAGTAGCCTGAACCCGAGTAAATCCTATAGGCTattaaaaaagtgcaaaaattaAAGATTTGTACTGGAACAGTTGTAAAAATTATGAAAGACTTAATAGCCTGAACTTGAACATATAGACCTGGCCTGGTATACAcagaaaatgctgaaaatgaaacaaagccTGTCTGGGGACACTTATACACAAGTTTCCacgtgtttcattttttttattcctcttcAAGTAAATGTGTCCTCAGTTGTTACATTTAAAGCCTTTTAGGCTATTTATAGGCTATTTAATTTAAGTATTGTCCTCTTTCAATAAAACATGTGGAAACTTGTGTGTATACATCTTCAAGGCTGAACTCGCTGAACTCCAGAAAAACACAGAAGAACTTCTCCGACAAACTTTCCCCTTTGCTCGACAGTTCCAAACACGTGGTCAAACCAAGGTTTTGCCTCCTCCCATTCTCGTCAATATTTTTGTTGCCGTTTCCACTTTTGAGGATGCGGTGGAATCTCGGGAGTATCCGTTGtaattgacatttttataaCTTGCGGTGCGGCCTGATCAGGACAGGCAGCGGAAGCGCAACGGGGCTGGGCTGCCTGCGTGCAGGCAGACATATGGAGGATTTGGCACAGAGCAGAGGCAAATGCAACAAATTGACAGcggttaacttatttttacaattgTAAAACagttttgattgttaaaatgtaTTGTTCTACCCTGTGCATGATTTTTAATCAACCGATAAGGAGCAAGCCTAATTACACATGGGAAATAGTAGTTGTTACCTAGAACAAGGCTGAGAGCGTAGCCGAAGGGTGCTTGGGCCCAAGCCAAGCCATAGTCAGGCAAGTAGACATACTCAGCTGTCCCATTGATGTAGCCTCCACCCACCCAAgtagctgggaaaaaaaatgacacgattAGTTGTTTCACTACCATTGGTTGTTTCTATGGTAACAAAGTGCTACTACTCACCGGTCATTGTGAATACACCCACAAACAAACCAATGTCCCGGCCACCGACCATGATCCTCTCGCTCCGGTCGCCGCCATCACCCACTCCGGAATTCTTGTTCTTCCACGCCGCCCAAATGCCCACGAAGAGAATCACCAGATAAAAAACCACAATGGCCACTATACCCTCAACATGGATGGTCATCTTGGTCCGTGTCTTCAAGTGCTCATTGAGAAAACTACTGCACAacagagaaaaagaaatggaagaaaGAAATATAGATTGACAGTTCTACGTGTACAGTATTTAGTCCAAATCTACACATCACCTTTAAGAGCAGTCAAGGATGACCTAATGTTTTGAGATAAGTTCTCTTAATAAGTACTGTATAGCAAGAAACCCAACCCTGCTCAAATAAGAATAAGAGCACACCATTTTCACatcacaaataaacatcaactgcACATGAGCAGCCAGTGACTCTAACATCCAATGTGAAAagcaagctttttttcccctcagtgaACAAAAGAACAATTCTTATCGTAAAATCAAATTAATTtgtgacaaacaacaaaacaccacaaCTTTTTTGCATGTGCACAGTGACCAATGTCCTTTTGAATCAATGGACCACATCTGTGGAGGTATTTTACATTCTTGTATGCGTGTAGAACATGGTTCGAAAAGGTATTTCAAGGTTTTCTAAGATCGTATCCTGTGCACTGTGTATATAATCCCTTATTACAAAATGCATCAAAGAAAGACAACTTAATAAAATGCTTTCTGTAAATATTTTGGCTTATTTaactaacatgaaaaaaattgaacatttttgatgCTTGCACAATATAATGCACATCATTTACAATCTCTTTAAGCAATTGCAGTGCAAATTAACCCCCACTGTAAAACACATTCCTTTTCTATTATAACTCTTATGCAgtattattattgaaaaaatgttCAGGTTTATGTCTTGCGCCTCAAAattaacacacacaacaaaggttTCAACTCTCATATGCTGCAGATGAGGctacaaaaatatgtattttgccattaaaatgtaaatttcttTCTAGTTCTATGGCTAATGCATTTCTTTTCACCCTTAAATTTTATGAACAacatccaaaatggacagtggcACGGAGCAATTCAGAATCCATTAAATATTTAGCTTTTAAGAAAAAGACCCACATAGTTTTCTTTAGTTGTGTACATTTTAGTTGAGTAAAATAGAATATGATCTGATTGATTCAATTCAAGAGAGAAGTTATGATAGAGCTATTGTTTGAACTCCAATGTGCCGCAGCCAAAGAATCAGACCTGAGTCGCAGCTCCTTGGTACGCCAACCTTGTGATTTCTCAGGTGCGGCAAAACACTATTGATCCATGtttaaaatcaacatttgtCACTTTGGCTACTTGTAGACTAACACATAACAGCTTAAGAAGTGGAAAATAAAGTGAAATCATCAGCTCACCTTTTTCTTTCAAGGAATATGAACGAGTTGATGCCCACAGCCAAAAGCAGGAATAAGGAGGTTCCAAAATTGTATCAAAGTTGCCTGATGGACGGAAGTTATATTTCACCTTGCGCTGGTGTTGAAAGTCCAGGCTCGATTATCTTACAGTGTTTTGAAGTCTCCAAATCCCTCGCACATCTGTGGgaaatacgtgtgtgtgtgtgtgtgtgtgagtgggaaatacgtgtgtgtgtgtgtgtgtgtgagtgagaaaaagagagagagcgatcGAGAGATGGGgagtgagagagaggaaaaggtgggtgggggtggtttGTCGTGGGTGTGGAGATGAATGGGAGTGGTGGGTTTATTGGATGCTGTCAGGGTGGGTAGATGCTGGATGAATGTCTTCCAGGGTAGGACCAAAATAGCACCTAATAGAGAGTGGCGTGACGCACAGCCTCGCCTGCAAAGCTTTCCAATATGTGAACATCATATTGGCAACAGGATGAAATGTTCACTTGGTTACTTTTCAGCCTTGATTCATAATCACCGGACTGGCCTCGCTTGCTCAACTATGTCAAAGCACTTGCGATACTCTGGTTATAAAATGGTCAAGTTGAATGATTTGCGTGTCCATATTCCAAATTTTATGGGCCACTTTAAGTCAGCAGCTGTGAATCAATCGTTTTAGATCCGCACCACGAAGTCTTAGGTTTAACACTCAAGTTCAGAGCAGTGAATGTCATGTCGGAGAATTTATGAGGTGGTGGTACTGGGAGAAAACAATGGCTTGACTCTTATTTGAGTGCGTCGTGTGTGCTACAGGTGGTTAGTCAATGTTCTTTCTTGAAGGCACTACTTGCAACACGATAAAAAATAACAGTAAACTCATTGGTCATCATTAGTTTACGCTCAATCAGGGATGCTAACTCATAGTACCAGGCTATGAAAGAATAGtgggctgttgttgttttgtttttattctcccAACTAATTTTAAGCAAACCTTTCAGCTGATCAATTCAGAGTTTTGGTCCATATAACATAACAATTTGTCTTGGGAAACAATTGGGCAGTGGTGGCCAAGTAGATTAGATTGCTTGCCTCCGTGTCGACACTTGTTCAAAACAATCCACCCACAACACTGCTGGTGAAACGCGACTgcggtgtccttgagcaaggcagTGATACCCCGAACTTCTCCTCCCACTTCAGTGTGTGGCACtaactgtgtgt
This window contains:
- the LOC127611527 gene encoding high-affinity choline transporter 1-like, whose amino-acid sequence is MTIHVEGIVAIVVFYLVILFVGIWAAWKNKNSGVGDGGDRSERIMVGGRDIGLFVGVFTMTATWVGGGYINGTAEYVYLPDYGLAWAQAPFGYALSLVLGGLFFAKPMRSRGYVTMLDPFQQLYGKRMGGLLFIPAVMGEIFWSAAILSALGATLSVIVDININMSVVISALIAIFYTLVGGLYSVAYTDVVQLFCIFVGLWISVPFALSNPAVSDISVTAKEAIHQSPWLGKIDPEDKWLWADNFCLLMLGGIPWQVYFQRVLSASSATYAQVLSFLAAFGCLVMAVPSILIGAIGASTDWNQTSYGALPPKDKDESDMILPIVLQHLCPPYISFFGLGAVSAAVMSSADSSILSASSMFARNIYQLAFRQSASDREIVWVMRLTIFVFGALATAMALLTGTVYGLWYLSSDLVYVIVFPQLLSVLFVKGTNTYGSVAAYVFGLLLRIGGGEPYLKLPPFIYYPGWVIQEKIHHLTGDVEYFVQQRFPFKTVAMVASFLANVVFSYLTKYIFESGTLSHKYDFFDAVVSKHSKEIMDKATLVSHDNIILSEMTPVKQALGASLAATFTNREVLSNDEVSSPEEFQDEN